From Epinephelus lanceolatus isolate andai-2023 chromosome 12, ASM4190304v1, whole genome shotgun sequence, the proteins below share one genomic window:
- the LOC117272108 gene encoding solute carrier family 12 member 7-like isoform X1, translating into MPTNFTVVPVEDTDSGSNSGSNSAAAAGSGKPVSLGKIFGEDDRGSHSGDDSHRESSPFINSDDDQEHYYEGKNMALFEEEMDSTPMVSSLLNKLANYTNLTQGVREHEEAENEDGVRRVAVMVPQMGTFIGVYLPCMQNILGVILFLRLTWIVGTAGILGSFAIVSMCCICTLLTAISMSAIATNGVVPAGGSYYMISRSLGPEFGGAVGLCFYLGTTFAGSMYILGTIEILLTYIVPTATVFKEGESAAMSNNMRVYGTCCLLLMALVVFVGVKYVNKLALVFLACVVLSIMATYAGVIKTIIEPPEFNVCLLGNRSLKNEMFETCAKTEVVKNKTVITELWSLFCNSKYPNATCDEYFNLNNLTELRAIPGLLSGVIKDNLWGDYNPAGMYIEKKSQPSAEAPDTPNDINKPYVFNDITTYFTLLVGIYFPSVTGIMAGSNRSGDLRDAQRSIPIGTIMAILTTSFIYISCVVLFGACIEGVVLRDKFGYSVKKNPVIGILAWPSPWVIVIGSFFSCCGAGLQSLTGAPRLLQAIARDGIIPFLQVFGHGKANGEPTWALLLTVGICEIGILIASLDAVAPILSMFFLMCYLFVNLACAVQTLLRTPNWRPRFKFYHWTLSFLGMSLCLSLMFISSWYYALVAMLIAGCIYKYIEYRGAVKEWGDGIRGLSLNAARYALIRLEEAPLHTKNWRPQLLVLCKLDPDLTVRHPRLLSFTTQLKAGKGLTIVSSVLEGTFMTRGNDAKTGEQNLKAAMTAEKMKGFSHVVVSSNLRDGFSLLIQSAGLGGMKHNAVLMAWPTGWGQGRDSSRRNFIETVRETTAAHQALLVAKNIDNFPSNQERLSEGTIDVWWIVHDGGLLMLLPFLLSQHKVWRKCKMRIFTVAQMDDNSIQMKKDLQMFLYHLRLDAEVEVVEMHDSDISAFTYEKTLVMEQRSEMLKQMQLSRTEREREIQSITDVSRGSIKRKKCSGVLSLNTQCIPEDEAQLIHDRNTASHSMNDKAAGAAPDRVHMTWTKDKLVNERNRHRENIGVKDIFNMKPEWENLNQSNVRRMHTAVRLNEVVLKNSCESQLVLLNMPGPPKNRKGDENYMEFLEVLMDGLDRVLLVRGGGREVITIYS; encoded by the exons GAGATGACAGCCACAGAGAGTCCAGTCCATTCATCAACTCAGATGATGACCAAGAACACTATTATGAAGGCAAGAACATGGCCCTGTTTGAG GAGGAAATGGACAGTACCCCCATGGTATCATCTCTGCTCAACAAGCTGGCCAACTACACCAACCTGACCCAGGGTGTTCGTGAGCACGAGGAGGCAGAGAATGAGGATGGGGTCAGAAGGGTCGCTGTCATG GTCCCTCAAATGGGAACCTTCATCGGAGTTTACCTGCCCTGCATGCAGAACATCTTGGGAGTGATTCTCTTTCTGCGTCTCACCTGGATCGTTGGCACAGCAGGAATCCTGGGATCCTTTGCCATCGTCTCCATGTGCTGCATCTGC ACTTTGCTCACAGCCATTTCAATGAGCGCCATAGCAACCAATGGAGTTGTCCCAG CTGGTGGCTCATACTACATGATCTCCCGATCACTGGGTCCAGAGTTTGGAGGAGCAGTTGGTCTCTGTTTCTACCTTGGAACCACCTTCGCTGGATCCATGTACATACTGGGCACCATAGAGATTCTGCTG ACGTATATTGTTCCAACAGCAACAGTGTTTAAAGAAGGTGAAAGTGCTGCGATGTCCAACAATATGCGTGTCTATGGGACATGCTGCCTGCTCCTGATGGCTCTGGTAGTGTTTGTAGGGGTAAA GTATGTGAACAAACTGGCTCTGGTGTTTCTGGCCTGTGTTGTTCTCTCAATCATGGCCACTTATGCGGGAGTCATCAAGACAATCATCGAACCCCCAGAGTTTAA cGTCTGTCTGTTGGGAAACAGATCTCTGAAGAATGAAATGTTTGAAACATGTGCAAAGACGGAGGTCGTGAAAAACAAGACTGTGATCACAGAGCTATGGAGCCTCTTCTGTAACAGTAAATATCCCAACGCAACCTGCGATGAATACTTCAACCTAAACAACCTGACAGAGTTACGGGCCATACCTGGGCTTCTGAGTGGAGTTATCAAAG ACAACCTGTGGGGAGACTATAATCCAGCTGGTATGTACATTGAGAAGAAAAGCCAGCCTTCAGCAGAGGCCCCAGACACGCCCAATGACATCAATAAGCCCTATGTCTTCAATGACATCACTACCTATTTCACTCTGCTGGTGGGAATATACTTCCCCTCTGTCACAG gtatAATGGCTGGTTCTAATAGGTCTGGTGACCTCAGAGATGCCCAAAGGTCCATCCCAATAGGGACCATAATGGCTATTCTCACCACTTCTTTCATCT ACATCTCCTGTGTGGTCTTGTTTGGAGCCTGTATTGAAGGAGTGGTGCTGAGAGACAA GTTTGGTTACTCAGTAAAGAAGAATCCAGTTATCGGTATTCTGGCCTGGCCGTCACCCTGGGTcattgtgattggctcattTTTCTCCTGCTGTGGGGCAGGGCTTCAGAGCCTCACTGGTGCACCCCGCCTGTTGCAGGCCATTGCTCGGGATGGCATCATCCCGTTCTTACAG gTCTTTGGTCATGGGAAGGCTAATGGTGAGCCCACCTGGGCTCTGCTGCTGACTGTTGGGATCTGTGAGATAGGAATCCTCATTGCTTCTCTGGATGCTGTGGCTCCCATCCTCTCCAT GTTTTTCCTCATGTGCTATCTGTTTGTGAATCTGGCCTGTGCTGTTCAGACTTTGCTCCGTACCCCCAACTGGAGACCTCGCTTCAAGTTCTATCACTG GACCCTATCCTTCTTAGGGATgagtctgtgtctctctctcatgtTCATCTCTTCCTGGTACTACGCCTTGGTTGCCATGTTGATAGCCGGCTGTATCTACAAGTACATTGAGTACAGAGG GGCAGTGAAGGAATGGGGAGACGGGATCAGAGGTCTGTCCTTAAATGCAGCACGCTATGCTCTCATCCGGCTGGAGGAAGCACCATTACACACCAAAAACTGGAG gcctcagctgttggtgttgtgtAAGTTGGACCCTGACCTGACGGTAAGACACCCTCGTCTCCTGTCCTTCACTACGCAGCTTAAAGCAGGAAAGGGACTGACCATCGTTAGCTCAGTCCTAGAGGGAACCTTTATGACCCGGGGGAATGATGCCAAGACTGGAGAGCAG AACCTGAAAGCGGCCATGACTGCAGAGAAGATGAAGGGTTTCTCTCATGTGGTGGTGTCGTCCAACCTGCGGGACGGCTTCTCTCTGCTCATCCAGTCAGCAGGACTGGGAGGGATGAAACACAATGCGGTCCTGATGGCCTGGCCAACAGGCTGGGGACAAGGCCGGGACTCCTCGAGGAGGAACTTCATAG agacagtgagagagacAACAGCAGCTCATCAGGCTCTGCTGGTTGCTAAGAACATCGACAATTTCCCCAGTAACCAGGAGCGTCTGAGTGAGGGAACCATTGATGTGTGGTGGATCGTACATGATGGTGGACTGCTCATGCTGCTGCCATTTTTACTTAGTCAACACaag GTATGGAGGAAGTGTAAAATGCGAATCTTCACGGTGGCCCAAATGGATGACAACTCCATCCAGATGAAGAAAGACCTCCAGATGTTTCTCTACCATCTTCGCCTGGatgcagaggtggaggtggtggagatg CATGACAGTGACATCTCAGCCTTCACCTATGAGAAGACGCTGGTGATGGAGCAGAGGTCTGAAATGCTTAAACAGATGCAGCTGTCCCgcactgagagggagagagag ATTCAGAGCATCACAGATGTATCGCGCGGCTCCATAAAGAGGAAGAAGTGTTCGGGTGTCCTTTCTCTCAACACACAGTGCATACCAGAGGATGAG GCCCAGCTGATCCACGACCGGAACACGGCGTCTCATTCTATGAATGACAAAGCTGCAGGTGCCGCACCTGATCGTGTCCATATGACCTGGACCAAAGACAAACTGGTCAATGAGAggaacagacacagagaaaacaTAGGAgttaaagacatatttaataTGAAACC TGAATGGGAGAATCT CAACCAGTCCAACGTGCGGAGGATGCACACAGCTGTGAGGCTGAATGAGGTGGTGCTCAAGAATTCCTGTGAGTCACAGCTGGTGTTGCTTAACATGCCGGGCCCACCGAAGAACAGAAAAGGGGATGAGAACT ATATGGAGTTTCTGGAGGTCCTGATGGATGGTCTCGACCGCGTCCTTTTAGTTCGTGGAGGAGGTCGGGAGGTCATTACCATCTACTCCTAG